The stretch of DNA GGCCTTGTGCCCGGGCCCGGGTTTCGATGCGCTCCAGCAACTCGTCGCCGCGACCACCGTGGCGGTACTCCGGGTTCACCGCCAGGCACGCCAGCTCACCGGCATCCGAATCGGCGATCTGGTACAGCGCCGCACAGGCGATGATCATGCCTTCACGCTCGACCACGCTGAACTGCTCGATCTCGCGCTCCAGCACTTCACGCGAGCGGCGCACCAGAATCCCCTGTTCTTCCAGCGGACTGATCAGGTCGAGCAAACCGCCGACGTCCTCAATCGCCGCCTCGCGCACCAGCTCGAATTGCTCCTGGGCCACCAGCGTACCGCCACCGTCACGGGTGAACAGCTCGGTCAGCAGCGCGCCGTCCTCGGCATAACTGACGATATGGCTGCGCGCGACACCGCCACGGCAGGCCTCGGCGGCGGCATCCAGCAGTTCCGCCTGATAGTTGCTGCTGCCAAGACGCTGCAGATGCGCCGGCACTTGCTGTGGGCGCAGTTCGCGCACCAGCCTGCCGTTTTCGTCGATCAGGCCAAGGTCGGCGCCGAACAGCAGCAGTTTGTCGGCACCGAGGTCGATGGCGGCGCGGGTGGCGACGTCTTCACAGGCGAGGTTGAAGATTTCACCGGTCGGGGAGTAGCCCAACGGCGACAGCAGCACGATCGAGCGTTCGTCGAGCAGACGATTGATGCCTTTGCGGTCGACCCGACGCACTTCGCCGGTGTGGTGATAGTCGACACCTTCCAGCACGCCGATCGGCCGCGCGGTAACGAGGTTGCCGCTGGCCACCCGCAGGCGCGAGCCCTGCATCGGCGACGACGCCATGTCCATCGACAAGCGCGCTTCGATGGCGATGCGCAACTGGCCGACAGCGTCGATCACGCACTCCAGGGTCGCCGCATCGGTGATGCGCATGCCGTGGTGGTAGTGGGGGGTCAGGCCGCGGGCGGCAAGGCGGGTTTCAATCTGCGGGCGCGAACCATGGACCAGCACCAGACGCACACCAAGGCTGTGCAGCAGCACGAGGTCGTGGACGATGTTGCCGAAGTTCGGATGTTCCACGCCGTCGCCGGGCAGCATGACGACGAAGGTGCAATCGCGGTGGGCATTGATGTAAGGGGACGCGTGACGAAGCCAATTGACGTATTCGGGCATGAACCTGGGCCTGTAATAAATAGCAGCCGAAAAAAGGGCGAAACGGAAAACGCACAGCGGGCTGATGGTTATCGTCGGAACAGGCTTGGCGACACGCGCGCTCTCCTCATGAATACGGGTTGGGATGCTGGCAATTTACAGCGTTTGGTCAGACAGGACACAGTCCCTTTTAGGAGTGAGCCTGCTCGCGATAGCGCAGTGTCAGTCAATATCTTCGGTGACTGGTTCACCGCTATCGCGAGCAGGCTCACTCCTACAAAGGGAACATCACCGTTGATCAGTGCTCAGGCAGTAATGTTCAATCAACTGCCGTAGTAGATGCACGGTAGGCTGTAAACGTGACATTTCAAGGTACTCGCCGGGCTGATGTGCACAGGCGATGTCGCCGGGGCCGAGCACGATGGTTTCGCAGCCAAGGCGCTGAAGATAAGGCGCTTCGGTGCCGAACGCTACTGCTTCGGCACGGTGACCGGTGAGCTTTTCGGCGATGCGCACCAATTCGGCGTCTTCGGCCTGCTCGAACGATGGCACTTCCGGGAACAACGGTTTGTAATCGATCTTCACCTGATGCCGTTCAGCGACCGGATTGAGCTTGCGCAGAAT from Pseudomonas sp. P8_229 encodes:
- the argA gene encoding amino-acid N-acetyltransferase, whose protein sequence is MPEYVNWLRHASPYINAHRDCTFVVMLPGDGVEHPNFGNIVHDLVLLHSLGVRLVLVHGSRPQIETRLAARGLTPHYHHGMRITDAATLECVIDAVGQLRIAIEARLSMDMASSPMQGSRLRVASGNLVTARPIGVLEGVDYHHTGEVRRVDRKGINRLLDERSIVLLSPLGYSPTGEIFNLACEDVATRAAIDLGADKLLLFGADLGLIDENGRLVRELRPQQVPAHLQRLGSSNYQAELLDAAAEACRGGVARSHIVSYAEDGALLTELFTRDGGGTLVAQEQFELVREAAIEDVGGLLDLISPLEEQGILVRRSREVLEREIEQFSVVEREGMIIACAALYQIADSDAGELACLAVNPEYRHGGRGDELLERIETRARAQGLKTLFVLTTRTAHWFRERGFEPSSVERLPAARASLYNYQRNSKIFEKTL